One genomic segment of Pseudomonas chlororaphis subsp. aurantiaca includes these proteins:
- a CDS encoding TnsD family Tn7-like transposition protein translates to MDLKLHFFPTAFPDETLHSVISRYARLCGVHSCQAAFAGVRSAPAFSQNVAFPSRLGDLVEVLPSGTELSVAEVITHHTLFPYYAPFLSESQIEHARASMTGDGRGLMLKLGVNASRVGFASRVRFCAECIAQDQVQGGVAYWHRVHMLPGVLVCPHHGMLLRILDHRWSSRNSRQLNLPGDESVQAHTVLLDIPSLCIPALHDIALRSLQVLESGVSALSACAVRYALLQGATELHLVSGNHRLHLQMLAQHMANFFAAFPRAWEFSVLREARKGIPATWVTKLLRKPITSHHPLKYILMASALRVDMESVLHVGRLFEPELASDPKTHISKGVSPAIPSDGLDCSSTAVWKNALAGADARKIAAVLGVSLAYVYRRIRDTADGPEAWREARFLTELRERRMAFEVDYRDHKAHSCRGYAWLYRRDRRWLSKCTASQSVHRAPRTNSVDMFAALDVKLAREVGQCAKALRALPGKPVRVSRTRIGRELHVLSRFEKQISKLPLCAAALDKVCESIEAFHDRRLRWARRKLLSEGKLVTRSSLYRAASIRLTM, encoded by the coding sequence GTGGACCTCAAACTCCATTTCTTCCCCACAGCATTCCCAGACGAGACGCTTCACAGCGTGATTTCTCGTTATGCGCGTCTTTGCGGTGTTCATAGCTGTCAAGCAGCCTTCGCCGGCGTGAGATCAGCGCCGGCCTTTTCGCAGAATGTGGCCTTCCCAAGTCGGTTGGGGGATCTTGTCGAGGTGCTACCCAGCGGTACCGAGCTATCGGTAGCCGAGGTTATCACGCACCACACGCTATTTCCCTACTATGCGCCTTTCCTAAGTGAGAGCCAGATAGAACACGCCCGAGCGTCGATGACCGGTGATGGTAGAGGGCTGATGCTGAAACTGGGTGTCAACGCGAGTCGTGTTGGATTCGCCTCCAGAGTGCGGTTTTGCGCGGAGTGCATTGCCCAAGATCAGGTTCAAGGGGGAGTCGCTTACTGGCATAGGGTTCACATGCTTCCAGGCGTGCTAGTGTGTCCGCATCACGGCATGTTACTCAGGATCCTGGATCATCGCTGGTCCAGTCGCAACTCTCGACAACTCAACCTGCCTGGTGACGAGAGTGTGCAAGCACACACGGTTCTGCTTGATATCCCATCGCTGTGCATACCAGCACTCCACGACATAGCGTTGCGCTCGCTTCAGGTGCTCGAATCTGGGGTCAGCGCTTTGTCGGCATGTGCGGTGCGCTATGCGCTTCTACAAGGGGCAACGGAACTCCACCTTGTATCTGGAAACCATCGCTTGCATCTGCAAATGCTGGCACAGCACATGGCCAATTTTTTTGCAGCATTCCCGCGTGCGTGGGAGTTTTCTGTACTCCGCGAAGCTCGTAAGGGTATACCCGCCACATGGGTCACTAAACTGCTCCGCAAGCCAATCACTTCTCACCACCCGCTCAAATACATTCTAATGGCCAGCGCACTTAGGGTGGACATGGAGAGCGTGCTGCATGTTGGGCGATTATTTGAGCCGGAGTTGGCGTCTGATCCGAAAACTCACATATCGAAGGGCGTTTCACCGGCGATTCCCAGCGACGGCCTGGACTGCTCATCGACGGCTGTGTGGAAAAATGCTCTAGCGGGAGCCGATGCCAGAAAGATTGCAGCTGTACTAGGCGTTTCCCTGGCGTACGTCTATCGTCGCATCCGCGACACGGCCGATGGGCCAGAGGCCTGGAGGGAGGCTAGGTTTCTAACGGAGCTTCGCGAAAGGCGAATGGCCTTCGAGGTTGATTATCGCGATCACAAGGCCCATTCCTGCCGGGGATATGCCTGGTTGTATCGTCGTGATAGGCGTTGGTTGTCGAAATGCACTGCGAGCCAAAGCGTCCACCGTGCGCCTAGAACGAATAGCGTCGACATGTTCGCGGCCCTCGATGTGAAGCTAGCCAGAGAAGTCGGACAGTGTGCCAAAGCACTTCGTGCACTGCCCGGAAAACCTGTTCGAGTTTCACGTACCAGGATTGGTCGGGAACTTCACGTACTGTCCCGCTTTGAAAAGCAGATATCCAAGCTACCTCTCTGTGCAGCAGCACTCGACAAGGTCTGTGAGTCAATCGAAGCCTTTCACGATCGGCGTTTGCGGTGGGCGAGGCGCAAATTGCTCTCGGAGGGGAAGCTAGTCACACGATCTTCGCTCTACAGGGCAGCTAGCATTAGGCTCACGATGTAG
- a CDS encoding TniQ family protein, producing the protein MMSDLLFFPVSMPDEMLHSRITRYHFLSGNRTAAETYRDLFGSKPFCIGGIVPKQIEGLADRLPGQSETNLGELISSNTTFPAYRPFLGVRQGPENNAGPLSFDGVVRIPRREESIHGKAKLCPTCVQEDLIDMGYAYWHRSHHIPGVAVCWRHGDSLIHACPKCSHPFYRKLRLLPNLTEPCACGWSPLNATTTRKGSNLEKKIALFAHDILQRNIPPIGSAVLSSCYVRQCKKRGFIFGNNAGIAKLFGSIQGAYGDELLSQIDPAYNNGKHEQWIRLKSDKGQLNMPLARHLIIALHLFASADDFEGALKKESILLSASTSLRPSRSEEPQPDKKTRYRKKVEMLLALRSDANVEYLWKKAYKPTQWITENDNAWLMAKLRAPKEVAVTVEKTADLRDAAYAALIEAGVDELYRVTKDLKRVNIRNLQTLLPSSLPHGQSLRKQRFPLTYQQIKLHQESVWHFRLRTLVWTISELARMKLPMNYTTVRLTSVVASKVFLVFSSFFEWDLESFARTGVKAEALLKSTGVSRNWEGPPVAISF; encoded by the coding sequence ATGATGTCTGATCTACTATTTTTCCCCGTGTCGATGCCGGATGAAATGCTGCACTCTCGTATCACTCGCTATCACTTCCTATCAGGCAATAGAACCGCGGCAGAAACTTACCGCGATCTGTTCGGCTCCAAACCGTTTTGTATTGGCGGAATCGTACCTAAGCAGATCGAGGGGCTAGCCGACAGGCTGCCGGGTCAATCGGAGACCAATCTCGGAGAGCTGATCAGTAGCAACACGACTTTTCCGGCATACAGACCTTTTCTGGGGGTTAGACAAGGACCGGAGAACAATGCAGGACCGCTCAGTTTTGACGGGGTAGTCCGGATTCCCCGCCGAGAGGAGTCCATCCATGGAAAGGCTAAGCTCTGCCCTACCTGCGTTCAGGAGGATCTGATTGATATGGGTTATGCCTACTGGCATCGATCGCACCATATACCTGGTGTTGCCGTCTGCTGGCGTCACGGGGACTCGCTAATCCATGCTTGCCCCAAGTGCTCTCACCCGTTCTATCGAAAATTAAGGCTACTTCCGAATCTGACTGAGCCATGCGCATGCGGTTGGAGCCCACTCAACGCTACAACGACACGCAAGGGCTCCAATCTTGAAAAAAAAATTGCGCTATTCGCACACGATATTCTGCAACGAAATATTCCGCCAATTGGCAGTGCTGTATTGAGTTCTTGCTATGTGCGGCAGTGTAAGAAACGCGGATTTATATTTGGAAACAATGCAGGTATCGCAAAACTTTTTGGGAGTATTCAAGGTGCTTATGGCGATGAGCTTTTATCACAGATTGACCCAGCCTATAATAATGGGAAGCATGAGCAATGGATTAGGCTGAAATCAGATAAAGGTCAGCTAAATATGCCACTCGCGCGGCATTTGATTATCGCGCTGCATTTATTCGCGAGCGCTGATGACTTCGAGGGAGCACTGAAGAAAGAGTCTATTCTGCTGAGTGCTTCAACTTCGCTTCGACCTTCCAGGAGCGAGGAACCGCAACCTGATAAAAAGACTAGATATCGCAAAAAAGTTGAGATGCTTTTGGCGCTGCGTTCTGACGCTAACGTGGAGTATCTCTGGAAGAAAGCCTATAAGCCTACTCAGTGGATTACAGAAAACGATAACGCATGGTTGATGGCAAAACTCCGGGCACCGAAGGAGGTTGCGGTCACGGTTGAGAAGACTGCCGACTTACGAGACGCTGCGTATGCAGCACTTATCGAAGCGGGCGTGGATGAGCTGTACAGAGTTACGAAAGATCTGAAGAGGGTGAACATTCGTAATCTGCAAACGCTGCTCCCAAGTTCGTTGCCTCATGGCCAAAGTCTGCGTAAACAGAGGTTCCCCCTGACTTATCAACAGATCAAGCTTCATCAGGAGTCAGTCTGGCATTTCCGATTAAGGACCTTGGTGTGGACCATCTCCGAACTCGCAAGGATGAAGCTCCCCATGAATTACACGACTGTAAGATTGACTTCAGTGGTAGCAAGCAAGGTGTTCCTAGTATTTTCCAGTTTCTTTGAGTGGGATCTAGAAAGCTTCGCAAGAACAGGCGTGAAAGCAGAGGCCTTGCTCAAGTCGACCGGCGTATCAAGGAATTGGGAGGGACCACCGGTTGCGATAAGCTTTTGA
- a CDS encoding Mu transposase C-terminal domain-containing protein, which translates to MSVFLNGVFEPVTDLSVITAIVRIIYIDEKHDVAFVIDLADPPRRPYAVGLEELRRSLASGDTKPVTIATPEFMLVLEDQLDEKAKTGRDEKWAIIAPLLDPDYPGQLFVRGELGRLVGRRASELGIQRKTIYRLLYRYWVYGQVRNALLNNYSSVGVANRKYDPSRPPGRKPKFQGVLIPPSKMLNAIDKRCIRVGYALYVNDSKSSISSAYDEMLRRFYSVRDISKKSVEELRLLPSLEMPSLRQFRYWGQIFFDEVETERGRKGLRKWLKDCRPLSGTVRDWLRGPCHQFEIDATIADIYLVNSYSRRMLIGRPVVYIVVDSFSGMIVGLYVGLEGPSWNGARQALFNAFTSKVEFCAQNGVDINSEDWDCHHLPHQIYADRGEMLSLAAEGLSSGLGIEMGTAPPFRPDWKPMVESRFGILNDLTGIRWLPGGVAARDKERGERDYRLDATLNLKEFTQIIIKCVLHYNRHHRQPDRLTQAMMNDGVEPTPSGIWTWAAENELIEPNKRPDELVYLHLLPRERATVQKGGVMFRSMHYVCEMAVEKDWFAKARRRGVWSIECWYDPNSAAHIWIQGDTKQFIRCDLRRSDASYANYRSDEIYDLLEAYRQKPPALRRAELESRVQLSDQVHQIISNALEERKLEPAPATKAEATGNIRENRAEERLREREKSVVPDGVRAEPVPVESEPEPKANDSYAGPRTAQVIDLLKRIRPGQTQ; encoded by the coding sequence ATGAGTGTTTTCCTAAATGGCGTTTTTGAGCCGGTTACCGATTTGTCGGTCATCACTGCGATAGTCAGAATTATTTACATCGATGAAAAGCATGATGTGGCATTTGTAATAGATCTAGCTGACCCTCCTCGGCGGCCGTACGCTGTTGGTCTTGAGGAACTTCGTCGTTCATTGGCGTCGGGTGACACGAAGCCCGTAACCATCGCCACGCCAGAATTCATGCTTGTGCTTGAGGACCAGCTGGATGAGAAAGCGAAGACAGGCCGAGACGAAAAGTGGGCCATCATCGCCCCTCTGTTAGATCCTGACTATCCAGGGCAACTTTTTGTTCGGGGTGAGCTGGGCCGGTTGGTGGGCAGGAGAGCGTCAGAGCTGGGGATTCAGCGGAAAACCATTTATCGGCTTCTTTACCGTTATTGGGTTTATGGCCAAGTTCGCAACGCATTGCTTAATAACTATTCGTCGGTGGGTGTTGCTAATAGGAAATATGACCCGAGCAGGCCCCCAGGGCGAAAGCCGAAGTTTCAGGGTGTACTTATTCCACCTTCCAAGATGCTCAACGCGATTGATAAGCGATGCATTCGAGTGGGGTATGCCCTTTACGTAAATGATTCAAAGTCCTCCATTTCCAGTGCTTACGATGAAATGCTGAGGAGATTTTATTCGGTTCGAGACATCTCTAAGAAAAGCGTAGAGGAACTTCGCCTGCTCCCTAGTTTAGAGATGCCCAGCTTGAGGCAGTTTAGGTATTGGGGCCAAATTTTCTTCGATGAGGTTGAGACTGAGCGGGGACGCAAAGGGTTGAGGAAGTGGCTTAAAGACTGTCGTCCACTTTCTGGTACAGTTCGCGATTGGCTGCGTGGGCCTTGTCATCAGTTCGAAATCGACGCAACCATTGCCGACATTTATTTGGTCAACAGCTACTCTAGGCGGATGCTCATAGGTCGGCCTGTAGTTTATATCGTCGTTGATAGTTTTTCCGGCATGATTGTTGGCCTCTATGTAGGGTTGGAAGGCCCCAGTTGGAATGGGGCCAGGCAGGCGTTGTTCAATGCTTTTACCTCCAAAGTCGAGTTTTGCGCGCAGAATGGCGTTGATATCAACTCGGAGGACTGGGATTGTCACCACTTGCCCCACCAGATTTACGCCGACAGGGGCGAGATGCTGTCGCTAGCAGCAGAGGGGCTTTCGTCAGGCTTGGGCATAGAGATGGGCACTGCTCCACCTTTCCGGCCAGATTGGAAGCCGATGGTCGAGAGTCGGTTTGGCATTTTGAATGATCTAACCGGAATCAGATGGCTACCAGGCGGGGTAGCTGCGCGCGACAAAGAGCGAGGCGAGCGAGATTACCGGCTCGACGCCACGCTCAACCTGAAAGAGTTCACCCAGATCATCATCAAATGCGTCCTCCACTATAACCGGCATCATCGGCAGCCTGACCGGCTGACTCAGGCGATGATGAATGATGGCGTTGAGCCTACGCCCAGCGGCATATGGACTTGGGCGGCCGAGAACGAACTGATCGAACCCAACAAACGCCCCGACGAGCTGGTTTACCTCCACCTGTTGCCCCGGGAGCGCGCGACGGTTCAAAAGGGCGGTGTGATGTTCCGCAGCATGCACTATGTCTGCGAAATGGCTGTAGAGAAAGACTGGTTTGCCAAGGCTCGCAGACGGGGGGTCTGGTCGATAGAGTGTTGGTACGACCCGAACTCCGCGGCGCACATTTGGATACAGGGTGATACCAAGCAGTTCATCCGCTGTGATCTTCGACGGTCGGATGCCAGTTACGCGAATTATCGCTCGGACGAGATCTATGATCTGCTCGAAGCCTATCGCCAAAAACCACCTGCTCTCCGGCGCGCCGAGCTGGAAAGCCGTGTGCAGCTCAGCGACCAGGTCCACCAGATCATCAGCAATGCACTCGAAGAGCGGAAGCTGGAACCTGCTCCGGCTACCAAGGCCGAGGCCACGGGGAACATCCGTGAAAACCGCGCCGAAGAACGGCTCCGGGAGCGTGAAAAATCGGTTGTTCCTGATGGTGTCCGGGCGGAGCCTGTTCCAGTTGAATCTGAACCGGAACCGAAAGCAAATGACTCATATGCCGGCCCGCGCACTGCGCAGGTTATCGATTTGCTCAAAAGAATTCGGCCAGGACAGACGCAATGA
- a CDS encoding ATP-binding protein, producing MKGAKTFANYIKQDIREYAGNPLIEALPPILSEGAAIELISNFPQPVDPKELILEGATRIHCIDRLRTVVQPFLLHLELEAQFSLLIRRGYVGRNPTSPATVRHLHSLSGAQRYHDAFKSTAETFTVVGLSGIGKSTALHAILSLYPQTIRHERYEGRQFVHTQITWLKLDCPRDGSLAGFCQQFFYAVGDALGDKDYHKRYRHRNINDALQQMEQVASTFFIGALLIDELQNLHLAKTGGKESMLNFFLHLVNNIGIPVVFSGTNSMISLFSEVMRTARRVCGAGTLEFKRFEKDDEEWRLLVENLWSYQWCKQTADLTDEIFDTLYEHTQGVTDFLVKLLVLSQRYAVQSSSECLTAKIIAKVSNSKMQILKPALSALRSRDPKRMRQFDDLLPIEEQLNDMMVFDGLARADRLSLLRSVVPREKPAVPSPAVFAKEHQAPAAVAVETSEAKALSEHNVPLDALRAAGWLNNDLFEFSLMYRKE from the coding sequence ATGAAAGGCGCGAAGACGTTTGCCAATTACATCAAGCAGGATATTCGGGAGTACGCTGGGAATCCGCTGATCGAAGCTTTGCCCCCGATACTTTCGGAAGGGGCGGCTATTGAGCTGATCTCGAATTTTCCTCAGCCGGTGGACCCGAAAGAGCTGATCCTCGAAGGGGCCACCCGAATACACTGCATCGACCGTTTGAGAACGGTGGTTCAGCCGTTTTTGCTGCACCTGGAACTGGAGGCCCAGTTCTCACTGCTCATCCGCCGTGGGTATGTTGGGCGTAATCCGACGTCACCCGCTACTGTTAGGCATCTACATTCCTTATCGGGGGCTCAGCGTTACCACGATGCCTTCAAGTCCACTGCAGAAACGTTCACCGTCGTCGGCCTGAGCGGCATTGGGAAGTCGACGGCGCTCCACGCCATCTTGAGCCTTTATCCACAGACGATTCGTCACGAGCGCTATGAGGGCAGACAGTTTGTCCATACCCAAATCACTTGGCTCAAGCTCGACTGCCCTCGGGATGGATCGCTGGCTGGGTTCTGCCAGCAGTTTTTTTATGCGGTTGGTGACGCTTTGGGGGACAAGGACTACCACAAGCGCTACAGGCACCGGAACATCAACGATGCGCTACAACAGATGGAGCAGGTGGCCAGTACGTTTTTCATCGGCGCCTTGTTGATCGACGAGCTGCAAAACCTCCACCTGGCGAAAACCGGTGGCAAGGAGAGCATGCTGAATTTCTTTCTGCACCTGGTGAACAACATCGGTATTCCGGTCGTTTTCAGTGGCACGAACTCGATGATCAGCCTGTTCTCAGAAGTCATGCGTACTGCCCGCCGAGTCTGTGGTGCCGGAACGCTCGAATTCAAACGCTTTGAGAAGGATGACGAGGAGTGGCGGCTGCTGGTTGAAAATCTCTGGAGCTATCAGTGGTGCAAGCAGACGGCGGATCTGACCGACGAGATTTTCGACACACTGTACGAGCACACCCAAGGCGTCACAGATTTCCTCGTCAAGCTGTTGGTGTTGAGTCAGCGGTATGCAGTTCAGAGTAGCTCGGAGTGTTTGACTGCCAAGATCATAGCGAAGGTGAGCAACTCCAAGATGCAGATCCTGAAGCCGGCCCTGTCAGCTCTGCGCAGCCGAGATCCGAAGCGGATGCGACAGTTCGACGATCTGCTGCCGATTGAGGAGCAACTGAACGACATGATGGTGTTCGACGGATTGGCACGAGCGGACCGCCTTTCTCTGCTTCGAAGTGTTGTGCCGCGTGAAAAGCCGGCAGTCCCGTCTCCAGCAGTTTTCGCGAAAGAGCACCAAGCACCGGCTGCTGTTGCAGTGGAAACCTCAGAGGCTAAAGCGCTGAGTGAACACAATGTTCCCCTCGACGCTCTGCGGGCTGCAGGTTGGCTGAACAACGACCTATTTGAGTTCTCACTGATGTATCGCAAAGAGTGA
- the glmS gene encoding glutamine--fructose-6-phosphate transaminase (isomerizing), protein MCGIVGAVAERNITAILLEGLKRLEYRGYDSAGVAVLTNDGKLERMRRPGKVSELEQALAGEPLVGRLGIAHTRWATHGAPCERNAHPHFSGDLAVVHNGIIENHEALREQLKGLGYVFTSDTDTEVIAHLLDHKIKDLGDLTVALKATVKELHGAYGLAVISANQPDRLVAARSGSPLVIGLGLGENFLASDQLALRQVTDRFMYLEEGDIAEIRRDSVQIWDVDGKLVEREAVQYRDGAEAAEKGEFRHFMLKEIHEQPAVVQRTLEGRLSPNQVLVQAFGPQAAELFAKVRNVQIVACGTSYHAGMVARYWLEELAGIPCQVEVASEFRYRKVVVQPDTLFVTISQSGETADTLAALRNAKELGFLASLAICNVGISSLVRESDLTLLTQAGREIGVASTKAFTTQLVGLLLLTLSLGQVRGTLGEGVEATLVEELRRLPTRLGEALAMDSTVEKIAELFAEKHHTLFLGRGAQFPVAMEGALKLKEISYIHAEAYPAGELKHGPLALVDNDMPVVTVAPNNELLEKLKSNLQEVRARGGELIVFADEQAGMTNGEGTHVIHMPHIHDILSPILYTIPLQLLSYYVAVLKGTDVDQPRNLAKSVTVE, encoded by the coding sequence ATGTGTGGAATTGTTGGCGCCGTCGCTGAGCGGAATATCACGGCCATCCTGCTCGAAGGCCTCAAGCGTCTCGAATACCGCGGCTACGACAGCGCCGGGGTGGCGGTCCTGACCAACGATGGCAAGCTCGAGCGCATGCGTCGTCCGGGCAAGGTCAGCGAGCTGGAGCAGGCCCTGGCCGGCGAGCCGCTGGTCGGTCGCCTGGGCATCGCCCACACCCGCTGGGCCACTCACGGCGCGCCGTGCGAACGCAACGCCCACCCGCATTTCTCCGGTGACCTGGCAGTCGTCCATAACGGCATCATCGAGAACCATGAAGCCCTGCGCGAGCAGCTCAAAGGCCTGGGTTATGTGTTCACTTCGGACACCGACACCGAAGTCATCGCTCACCTGCTGGACCACAAGATCAAGGACCTGGGCGACCTGACCGTGGCCCTGAAAGCCACCGTCAAGGAGCTGCACGGCGCCTATGGCCTGGCTGTGATCAGCGCCAACCAGCCGGACCGCCTGGTCGCCGCCCGCAGCGGCAGCCCGCTGGTGATCGGCCTGGGCCTGGGTGAAAACTTCCTGGCTTCCGACCAACTGGCCCTGCGCCAGGTAACCGACCGCTTCATGTACCTGGAAGAGGGCGATATCGCCGAGATTCGCCGCGACAGCGTGCAGATCTGGGATGTCGACGGCAAACTGGTCGAGCGCGAAGCCGTGCAATACCGTGACGGTGCCGAAGCCGCCGAGAAAGGCGAGTTCCGCCACTTCATGCTCAAGGAAATCCACGAGCAGCCAGCCGTGGTGCAACGCACCCTCGAAGGCCGCCTGAGCCCGAACCAGGTGCTGGTCCAGGCCTTCGGTCCACAGGCCGCCGAGCTGTTCGCCAAAGTGCGCAATGTGCAGATCGTCGCCTGCGGTACCAGCTACCACGCCGGCATGGTTGCCCGTTACTGGCTGGAAGAGCTGGCCGGGATTCCGTGCCAGGTCGAAGTGGCCAGCGAATTCCGCTACCGCAAGGTGGTGGTGCAGCCGGACACCCTGTTCGTGACCATCTCCCAGTCCGGCGAAACTGCCGACACCCTGGCCGCCCTGCGTAATGCCAAGGAGCTGGGTTTCCTCGCCAGCCTGGCGATCTGCAACGTCGGCATCAGCTCGCTGGTGCGTGAATCCGACCTGACCCTGCTGACCCAGGCCGGTCGCGAGATCGGCGTGGCCTCCACCAAAGCCTTCACCACCCAGCTGGTGGGCCTGCTGTTGCTGACCCTGTCCCTGGGCCAGGTCCGCGGCACCCTGGGCGAAGGCGTCGAAGCCACCCTGGTGGAAGAACTGCGGCGTTTGCCGACCCGCCTGGGCGAAGCCCTGGCGATGGACAGCACGGTGGAGAAAATCGCCGAGCTGTTCGCCGAGAAGCACCACACCCTGTTCCTCGGTCGTGGCGCGCAATTCCCGGTGGCGATGGAAGGAGCACTCAAGCTCAAGGAAATCTCCTACATCCACGCCGAAGCCTACCCGGCCGGCGAGCTCAAGCACGGTCCGCTGGCCCTTGTGGATAACGACATGCCGGTGGTCACCGTGGCGCCGAACAACGAGCTGCTGGAAAAGCTCAAGTCCAACCTGCAGGAAGTCCGCGCCCGTGGCGGCGAGCTGATCGTCTTTGCCGACGAGCAGGCCGGCATGACCAACGGCGAGGGCACGCATGTTATCCACATGCCGCATATCCACGACATCCTGTCGCCGATCCTCTACACCATCCCGCTGCAACTGCTGTCGTATTACGTCGCGGTACTCAAGGGCACTGACGTCGACCAGCCGCGCAACCTGGCCAAGTCGGTGACGGTGGAGTGA
- a CDS encoding IS3 family transposase (programmed frameshift): MTNSNDKSGELLGQERRRRWSPEQKLAMVRESLEPGQSVSVVARRNGINANQLFLWRKLYQDGSLSAVSAGEAVVPASELSDALKQIRELQRMLGKKTMEAEILKEAVEIARSRKLDCALTLVAGGRPVKLVSECLGVARSQLTVRIKQSVSPKVRRSRPVDDAALVVEIQQQVSELPSYGYRRVWGLLRRARETQSLPAINVKRVYRVMRDHNLLLERRLKQPGVPRRHEGRIAVKTSDTRWCSDGFEFRCEDGAKLSVTFALDCCDREAIGWVASPTGYSGDDIRDLMLESVEKRFGDQLPVTPVQWLSDNGSAYTAEQTRLFARQIGLQPVTTPVRSPQSNGMAESFVKTIKRDYVAHMPKPDRETALRNLAIAFEHYNEQHPHSALNYRSPREFRRLAPASI; the protein is encoded by the exons ATGACTAACAGCAACGATAAGAGTGGGGAGCTTTTGGGCCAGGAGCGGCGGCGCCGCTGGAGCCCAGAGCAAAAGCTGGCCATGGTTCGCGAGAGCCTTGAGCCAGGACAAAGTGTGTCGGTCGTCGCTCGGCGCAACGGCATCAATGCCAATCAGCTGTTCTTGTGGCGCAAGCTGTATCAGGACGGCAGCCTGTCGGCGGTCAGTGCTGGCGAAGCCGTGGTGCCTGCCTCCGAGCTGAGCGATGCGCTCAAGCAGATCCGTGAACTGCAACGGATGCTGGGCAAGAAAACGATGGAAGCCGAAATCCTCAAAGAGGCCGTGGAGATCGCCCGGTCGCGAAAAT TGGATTGCGCACTCACCCTTGTTGCCGGGGGACGACCAGTGAAGCTGGTCAGCGAATGTCTCGGTGTGGCGCGCTCGCAATTAACGGTTCGAATCAAGCAATCGGTATCGCCCAAAGTACGGCGAAGTAGGCCTGTGGACGATGCTGCGCTGGTGGTCGAAATCCAGCAACAGGTCAGCGAGCTTCCCAGCTATGGCTACCGTCGTGTCTGGGGATTGCTGCGTCGCGCCCGTGAAACCCAGTCGCTGCCGGCGATCAACGTGAAACGAGTTTACCGGGTCATGCGTGATCACAACTTGCTGTTGGAACGTCGACTCAAACAGCCCGGCGTGCCGCGTCGGCACGAAGGCCGTATTGCGGTGAAAACCAGCGATACGCGTTGGTGCTCGGACGGCTTTGAGTTCCGCTGCGAGGACGGGGCCAAACTGAGCGTGACCTTCGCCCTGGACTGCTGTGATCGCGAGGCCATCGGCTGGGTCGCGAGCCCGACCGGGTACAGCGGCGATGATATCCGCGACTTGATGCTGGAAAGCGTGGAGAAGCGCTTTGGTGATCAACTGCCCGTCACGCCGGTGCAATGGCTAAGCGACAACGGCTCGGCGTACACCGCCGAACAGACACGCCTGTTTGCTCGACAGATCGGCTTGCAGCCGGTGACCACCCCGGTGCGCAGCCCGCAGAGCAACGGCATGGCCGAGAGCTTCGTGAAGACGATCAAGCGTGACTACGTGGCGCACATGCCCAAGCCGGATCGAGAAACGGCGTTGCGTAACTTGGCAATTGCCTTCGAGCATTACAACGAGCAGCATCCGCACAGCGCCTTGAATTACCGTTCACCGAGGGAGTTCAGGCGCTTGGCGCCAGCATCAATTTAA
- a CDS encoding TnsA endonuclease N-terminal domain-containing protein: MRGRRFASQQDIERHIANGFGGGAGASYVPWLRVQDVPSIGRSHKIQGVTVERIHHLLSDLERSYFLVCEFSEDVVDIREQYPLLPTERAQAIANSIGVRYPRYPKTTLPYVMTTDFLLTVRELNGNFKSVARTVKYRSDLVGKGCKRTLEKLEVERRFWQSQGVDWNIVTEEFFTPDLIKNLGMLRKYARLPRDLMRIPLHVNFIECLEGSKDYQWTLATCLRKIASHLSMSYIDAQRVFFYLVWNKVLKIDLVSAPLFLTSLVPDFEVFQMPLQASLQERKS; this comes from the coding sequence TTGCGAGGTCGCAGATTTGCATCACAGCAGGACATTGAACGGCACATTGCAAATGGATTTGGCGGAGGTGCCGGAGCGAGTTACGTGCCTTGGCTGCGGGTACAGGATGTCCCGTCGATAGGACGTTCACACAAGATCCAAGGGGTGACGGTCGAGCGGATCCACCACCTTCTGTCAGATCTCGAGCGGTCTTATTTCCTTGTGTGCGAATTTTCTGAAGACGTCGTGGATATCCGCGAGCAATACCCCTTGCTCCCCACAGAGCGCGCGCAAGCGATTGCAAACTCGATAGGTGTACGTTATCCGAGATACCCTAAAACCACGTTGCCGTATGTGATGACAACAGACTTCCTCTTGACTGTTAGAGAGTTAAACGGAAACTTTAAATCGGTCGCTAGAACGGTTAAGTATCGTTCTGATTTGGTGGGTAAAGGATGCAAGCGCACGCTTGAAAAACTTGAGGTTGAAAGACGCTTTTGGCAAAGCCAAGGTGTTGATTGGAACATCGTTACAGAGGAGTTTTTTACTCCGGATTTGATAAAAAATCTTGGAATGCTCAGAAAATACGCCAGGCTACCTCGTGATTTAATGAGGATACCACTGCATGTGAATTTCATTGAGTGCTTGGAAGGTAGCAAGGATTACCAGTGGACCTTGGCCACATGTTTAAGGAAAATCGCGTCCCATTTATCCATGTCCTATATCGATGCTCAAAGAGTATTTTTCTATCTAGTCTGGAACAAGGTGCTTAAGATTGACTTAGTGAGTGCTCCTCTCTTCCTCACTTCGCTAGTTCCGGATTTTGAAGTTTTCCAGATGCCACTCCAAGCATCTTTGCAGGAGAGGAAGTCATGA